A stretch of Elstera cyanobacteriorum DNA encodes these proteins:
- a CDS encoding helicase-related protein, with product MQHRFSASRVVAVLGPTNTGKTHLAIDRMLGHASGMIGFPLRLLARENYDRICKLKGAGSVALVTGEERIMPPGARWFVCTVEAMPLDRRVEFLAVDEIQLCADWERGHIFTERLLHARGLSETMFLGAETMKPLIQRLIPDIEITTRPRFSSLTYAGPKKLSRLPRRSAIVAFSATDVYALAEQVRRTRGGCAVVLGALSPRARNAQVDLYQSGEVDYMVATDAIGMGLNMDLEHVAFARISKFDGQSPRRLTAPEMAQIAGRAGRYMRDGSFGTLPEVGALDADLIEAIETHRFDPIETLQWRTAKLDFRSLEGLLRSLDAPPPHPALKRKRDAEDHLTLQAMAKLPEVRETATNPKALRLLWDICQIPDFRKTMAEAHVRLLQQIYSHLSARGGRLPNEWVKGQIIRLDRTDGDIDQLSTRIAYIRTWTYISHRPEWLRDAGEWQDRTRAIEDRLSDALHEKLTQRFVDRRGAFLIKRLDGQEALLAGVTAEGSVVVEGHPVGRLDGFIFTPDETAEGLEAKRLLTAARRSLSLEIQRRAALLNAAADEDISLTPDGTLLWHHPPAAPAPLARLAPGPRWGQPALDLLPSDLLDGEPRARVLERLQRWVRAHLATALGPLDTLRSADLSGAARGLAFELAEAGGTLARAAVTIAVEKLTKADRSALGRLGVRLGTETIYLDALLKPPAISLKALLHSIADGQRVPTPAPAGPAGPRNPGLPDAWYERLGFVVLGPRIVRADLVERLAQAVREKAAQGPFAADESLSRLAFCKPTEVPAVLAALGYRGRPAPEADDAADLRFTRRRRRPQRAPERSSQGAARPDSPFAKLREMVPIP from the coding sequence ATGCAGCACCGCTTCAGCGCTTCGCGGGTGGTTGCGGTTTTGGGTCCGACCAATACCGGTAAAACCCACCTCGCCATCGACCGCATGCTCGGACATGCCTCCGGCATGATCGGCTTTCCGCTGCGATTGCTTGCCCGCGAAAACTACGACCGCATCTGCAAACTAAAAGGCGCCGGGTCCGTCGCGCTCGTGACGGGGGAGGAGCGGATCATGCCGCCGGGGGCGCGCTGGTTCGTCTGCACGGTCGAAGCCATGCCGCTCGACCGGAGGGTCGAATTCCTCGCCGTCGATGAAATCCAGCTGTGCGCCGATTGGGAGCGCGGCCATATTTTCACCGAACGGCTGCTGCACGCGCGCGGCCTGTCGGAAACCATGTTCCTGGGTGCCGAAACCATGAAGCCGCTGATCCAGCGGCTGATCCCGGATATCGAGATTACGACGCGCCCGCGCTTTTCCTCCCTTACCTATGCCGGGCCGAAGAAACTGTCGCGCCTGCCGCGCCGGTCGGCCATCGTCGCCTTTTCCGCCACCGATGTTTACGCCCTAGCCGAACAGGTGCGGCGGACGCGCGGCGGCTGTGCCGTGGTGCTCGGTGCCCTTTCCCCCCGCGCGCGCAACGCCCAGGTCGATCTCTATCAGTCCGGCGAAGTCGATTACATGGTCGCGACCGACGCGATCGGCATGGGGCTGAATATGGATCTGGAGCATGTGGCCTTCGCCCGCATCTCCAAGTTCGACGGTCAAAGCCCGCGCCGCCTGACCGCGCCGGAAATGGCCCAAATCGCCGGACGCGCTGGGCGCTACATGCGCGATGGTTCGTTCGGAACCTTGCCGGAGGTTGGCGCGCTCGACGCCGATCTGATCGAAGCCATCGAAACCCACCGCTTTGATCCCATCGAAACCCTGCAATGGCGCACGGCGAAACTCGACTTCCGCTCGCTGGAAGGGCTGCTACGCTCGCTCGATGCACCGCCGCCCCACCCCGCCCTAAAGCGCAAGCGCGACGCCGAGGATCACCTGACCCTACAGGCGATGGCGAAGCTGCCGGAAGTGCGCGAGACGGCGACTAATCCGAAGGCCCTGCGCCTGCTGTGGGATATTTGCCAAATCCCCGACTTCCGCAAAACGATGGCCGAAGCCCATGTGCGGCTGTTGCAACAGATCTATAGCCACCTGTCGGCGCGCGGCGGGCGGCTGCCGAACGAGTGGGTGAAGGGCCAGATCATCCGGCTCGACCGGACCGATGGCGACATCGACCAGCTTTCCACCCGCATCGCCTATATCCGCACCTGGACCTATATCTCCCACCGCCCGGAATGGCTGCGCGATGCGGGCGAATGGCAGGACCGCACGCGCGCCATCGAAGACCGGCTGTCGGACGCGCTGCACGAAAAGCTGACGCAGCGGTTTGTGGACCGGCGCGGCGCCTTCCTGATCAAGCGGCTCGACGGGCAAGAAGCCTTACTGGCGGGGGTGACGGCGGAAGGCAGCGTTGTGGTGGAGGGCCACCCGGTCGGGCGGCTCGACGGGTTCATCTTCACACCCGACGAGACGGCGGAAGGGCTTGAGGCCAAACGCCTGCTGACCGCTGCCCGCCGCTCGCTGAGCCTCGAAATCCAGCGCCGCGCCGCCCTGCTGAACGCGGCAGCAGACGAGGATATTAGCCTAACGCCCGATGGCACCCTGCTCTGGCATCACCCGCCCGCCGCCCCGGCCCCCTTGGCGCGGCTGGCGCCCGGTCCGCGCTGGGGGCAACCCGCCCTTGACCTGCTGCCCTCCGATCTTCTCGACGGCGAACCGCGCGCCAGAGTGCTGGAACGGTTGCAGCGGTGGGTGCGCGCCCATCTCGCCACCGCCTTAGGACCGCTCGACACGCTGCGCAGCGCCGACCTGAGCGGGGCGGCGCGCGGGCTGGCGTTTGAACTGGCGGAAGCGGGCGGCACCCTCGCCCGCGCCGCCGTGACCATCGCGGTCGAAAAACTGACCAAGGCCGACCGCAGCGCCCTCGGGCGGCTGGGGGTGCGGCTGGGCACCGAAACCATCTACCTCGATGCGCTGCTGAAACCACCCGCGATTTCGCTGAAAGCCCTGCTGCATTCCATCGCCGACGGCCAGCGCGTGCCGACCCCCGCCCCGGCGGGACCGGCGGGACCGCGCAATCCCGGCCTGCCGGATGCTTGGTACGAACGCTTGGGCTTCGTCGTGCTCGGCCCGCGCATCGTTCGTGCCGATCTCGTGGAACGGCTGGCCCAAGCCGTGCGCGAGAAAGCCGCGCAGGGCCCATTTGCCGCCGACGAAAGCCTGTCGCGTTTGGCCTTTTGCAAGCCGACCGAAGTTCCCGCCGTGCTAGCCGCTTTGGGCTATCGCGGCCGCCCGGCGCCGGAGGCGGATGACGCCGCCGACCTGCGCTTCACCCGCCGCCGCCGTCGCCCGCAACGGGCGCCGGAGCGGTCCAGCCAAGGGGCAGCGCGCCCCGATTCACCCTTCGCCAAATTAAGGGAGATGGTGCCGATCCCATGA
- a CDS encoding RNA-binding S4 domain-containing protein — translation MTMLHAPILTHGMRLDKFLWAARFFKSRTLAAGLLKEGRVRVNRRLVDKAHVTVRVGDVLTFPQADRIRVVRVVALDEKRGPAPVAQTLYEDLGTEQ, via the coding sequence ATGACAATGCTTCACGCCCCCATCCTGACCCACGGCATGCGGCTGGATAAATTCCTCTGGGCCGCGCGATTTTTCAAAAGCCGCACCTTGGCGGCTGGATTGCTGAAGGAGGGCCGGGTTCGCGTGAACCGAAGGCTCGTGGACAAAGCCCATGTGACGGTGCGGGTCGGCGATGTGCTGACCTTCCCGCAGGCTGACCGCATCCGCGTGGTGCGGGTCGTAGCGCTGGATGAAAAACGCGGCCCTGCCCCGGTCGCGCAAACGCTGTACGAGGATTTGGGCACCGAACAATAA
- a CDS encoding mechanosensitive ion channel family protein: MRAETRRFFWSILVQVLVVAAILRPDDLGGYQGFLPSQLLHDKIVDGLAIAWWYALAWNITSGLELFLWSRIFGSGAGGMPRQRKLLTDMLNIIIYVLTTATVAVHVFKQPVTGVFATSGIVAIVIGLALQNTLSDLFAGLALNFERPFKAGDWVTLDGNVQGMVLVTNWRATHIRTRTGDDMVVPNATIAKARLTNHMVPSKNHLANIEVPLIYGFDAAEIEDLLKSTAVTVPGVLSDPGPIVLMHEMRNDVVVWRLYFFINEFARLVIIRGQLAQAVYTAFRSGPAGAFLPRNEIWLHKADPTALTKPVSGEIA, from the coding sequence ATGCGCGCAGAGACGAGGCGTTTTTTCTGGTCGATCCTCGTGCAGGTGCTCGTCGTGGCGGCGATCCTGCGGCCCGACGATCTCGGCGGCTATCAAGGCTTCCTGCCATCGCAACTGCTGCACGATAAAATCGTCGATGGGCTTGCCATCGCATGGTGGTACGCGCTGGCCTGGAACATTACCTCCGGCCTCGAGCTGTTCCTGTGGTCGCGCATCTTCGGGTCCGGCGCCGGGGGCATGCCGCGTCAGCGCAAACTGCTGACCGATATGCTGAACATCATCATCTACGTACTAACGACGGCAACGGTCGCGGTGCATGTGTTCAAGCAGCCGGTGACGGGGGTTTTCGCCACCTCTGGGATCGTCGCCATCGTTATCGGTCTTGCGCTGCAAAACACCCTGAGCGATCTCTTCGCCGGGTTAGCGCTGAACTTCGAACGGCCTTTCAAGGCAGGCGATTGGGTGACGCTGGACGGCAATGTGCAGGGCATGGTGTTGGTCACCAATTGGCGCGCCACCCATATCCGCACCCGTACCGGCGACGATATGGTGGTACCCAACGCCACCATCGCCAAAGCGCGGCTAACCAATCATATGGTGCCGAGCAAAAACCATCTCGCCAATATCGAGGTGCCGTTGATCTACGGTTTCGACGCTGCCGAGATCGAAGACCTGCTGAAAAGCACCGCCGTTACCGTCCCCGGCGTGCTGAGCGACCCCGGCCCGATCGTGCTGATGCATGAAATGCGCAACGATGTGGTGGTCTGGCGTCTGTATTTCTTCATCAACGAGTTCGCCCGGCTGGTCATCATCCGCGGGCAACTTGCCCAAGCGGTCTATACCGCCTTCCGCTCCGGCCCCGCCGGGGCCTTCCTGCCGCGGAACGAGATTTGGCTGCACAAGGCCGATCCCACCGCCCTGACCAAGCCTGTTTCTGGAGAGATTGCATGA